In a genomic window of Nostoc sp. UHCC 0870:
- a CDS encoding CPBP family intramembrane glutamic endopeptidase, translating to MKTKILNLAQRPAPIRLGCFILALLLLWLPLAAPIYLLVDDSNLVSILTMVILYVEFIFLLRLWGQKVYQQPRILRLYGLEFTRRNGVELLCGLVLGIINIFILFGIQGFLGWLVWQQPKIFLLKVILEGFIVGLGVGFAEELLFRGWLLDELERDYSQPVALWIDALVFAALHFIKPLTAIIHTLPQFPALVLLGLTQVWGKRWRRGRLGLPIGLHGGLVWGYYIINVGGLIEYSGRVPDWITGVNNNPLQGLMGVVFMGILALWMRRRSVKG from the coding sequence TTTAGCACAACGCCCTGCCCCTATCCGGCTGGGTTGTTTTATTTTGGCATTATTATTGCTGTGGCTACCCCTGGCTGCACCAATATATTTACTAGTGGATGATTCTAATTTAGTAAGTATATTGACAATGGTAATACTATATGTAGAGTTTATTTTTCTGCTGAGGTTATGGGGTCAAAAAGTCTACCAACAACCCCGAATACTAAGGCTATATGGCTTGGAATTTACGCGGCGCAATGGTGTAGAACTTCTGTGTGGCTTAGTCTTAGGAATCATTAATATTTTTATTTTATTTGGGATACAAGGTTTTTTGGGTTGGCTAGTGTGGCAACAACCAAAGATTTTTCTCCTGAAAGTAATTTTAGAAGGCTTTATTGTTGGTTTAGGTGTAGGTTTTGCAGAAGAATTGTTATTTCGTGGCTGGTTGTTAGACGAATTGGAAAGAGATTACAGTCAGCCTGTCGCATTGTGGATAGATGCACTAGTCTTTGCTGCTTTACACTTTATTAAGCCACTTACAGCAATTATTCACACATTACCACAGTTTCCGGCTTTAGTATTGTTGGGGTTAACGCAGGTATGGGGTAAGCGTTGGCGGCGGGGAAGATTGGGCTTACCAATAGGTTTACATGGTGGTTTGGTTTGGGGCTACTACATTATTAATGTCGGGGGATTAATTGAATACTCTGGTCGAGTTCCTGACTGGATAACTGGGGTAAATAATAATCCCTTACAAGGATTAATGGGGGTTGTTTTTATGGGTATATTGGCGTTGTGGATGCGGAGGCGGAGTGTTAAAGGTTAA